One segment of Massilia sp. Se16.2.3 DNA contains the following:
- the rplT gene encoding 50S ribosomal protein L20: MPRVKRGVTARARHKKVLALAKGYRGRRSKVFRIAKQAVMRAGQYAYRDRRNKKRVFRALWITRINAASRSHGMTYSVFMNGLKKAAIELDRKVLADMAVHDKPAFAAIVAAVQAKLAA; encoded by the coding sequence ATGCCTCGAGTAAAACGTGGGGTTACTGCACGTGCCCGTCATAAGAAAGTTCTTGCGCTTGCCAAAGGCTACCGCGGCCGTCGCAGCAAGGTATTCCGTATTGCCAAGCAAGCAGTCATGCGCGCTGGCCAGTACGCTTACCGCGACCGTCGTAACAAGAAGCGCGTCTTCCGCGCACTGTGGATCACCCGTATCAACGCGGCTTCGCGTTCGCACGGCATGACCTACAGCGTGTTCATGAACGGCCTGAAAAAAGCCGCGATTGAACTGGACCGTAAGGTTCTGGCCGACATGGCCGTGCACGACAAGCCGGCTTTCGCCGCGATCGTCGCTGCCGTCCAGGCCAAGCTGGCTGCCTAA
- the rpmI gene encoding 50S ribosomal protein L35 yields the protein MPKMKTKSSAKKRFRVRPGGTVKSGMAFKRHILTKKTTKNKRQLRGTRNINASDVTSVLRMMPSA from the coding sequence ATGCCAAAAATGAAAACCAAAAGCTCCGCGAAGAAGCGTTTTCGCGTGCGTCCGGGCGGTACTGTGAAATCGGGTATGGCGTTCAAGCGTCACATCCTGACCAAGAAGACCACCAAGAACAAGCGTCAGCTGCGCGGCACCCGTAACATCAATGCGTCGGACGTGACCAGCGTTCTCCGCATGATGCCATCTGCTTAA
- the pheS gene encoding phenylalanine--tRNA ligase subunit alpha: MNSLEELVVSAQADFGAAPDAAALENAKAKYLGKTGQVTELMKGLGKLDPEQRKAQGALINAAKEKIESALTARRDALANAQLEARLNAESIDVTLPGRGRAKGGIHPVMRTWERVEQIFRSIGFDVADGPEIETDWTNFTALNSPENHPARSMQDTFYVEGNDSTGKPLLLRTHTSPMQVRYARTHTPPIKVIAPGRTYRVDSDATHSPMFHQVEGLWIGEDISFADLKGVYLNFVKAFFETDDLQVRFRPSYFPFTEPSAEIDIAFGSGPLKGRWLEVSGAGQVHPTVVRNFGLDPEKFIGFAFGSGLERLTMLRYGINDLRLFYEGDLRFLKQFN, translated from the coding sequence ATGAACTCGCTCGAAGAACTCGTCGTATCGGCCCAGGCTGATTTTGGCGCCGCCCCTGATGCGGCCGCGCTCGAAAACGCGAAAGCGAAATACCTGGGCAAGACCGGCCAGGTCACCGAACTGATGAAGGGCCTCGGCAAGCTCGACCCGGAGCAGCGCAAGGCGCAGGGCGCCCTGATCAATGCCGCAAAAGAAAAAATCGAAAGCGCATTGACCGCCCGTCGCGACGCGCTGGCGAATGCCCAGCTGGAAGCGCGCCTGAATGCCGAGTCGATCGACGTTACCCTGCCTGGCCGCGGCCGCGCGAAGGGCGGTATCCACCCGGTGATGCGTACCTGGGAGCGCGTCGAGCAGATCTTCCGCTCGATCGGCTTCGACGTCGCCGACGGCCCGGAGATCGAAACCGACTGGACCAACTTCACCGCCCTGAACAGCCCGGAAAACCACCCGGCGCGTTCGATGCAGGACACCTTCTATGTCGAGGGCAATGACTCGACCGGCAAGCCGCTGCTGCTGCGTACCCACACCAGCCCGATGCAGGTGCGTTACGCGCGCACCCACACACCGCCGATCAAGGTGATCGCACCGGGCCGCACCTACCGCGTCGACAGCGACGCCACCCACTCGCCGATGTTCCACCAGGTCGAAGGCCTGTGGATTGGCGAAGACATTTCCTTCGCCGACCTCAAGGGCGTCTACCTGAACTTCGTCAAGGCCTTCTTCGAGACCGACGACCTGCAGGTGCGCTTCCGCCCGTCCTATTTCCCGTTCACGGAACCGTCGGCGGAGATCGACATTGCTTTCGGCTCGGGTCCCTTGAAGGGCCGCTGGCTGGAAGTCTCGGGCGCCGGCCAGGTGCATCCGACGGTGGTGCGCAACTTCGGACTCGATCCGGAAAAGTTCATCGGCTTCGCGTTCGGCTCCGGCCTCGAGCGCCTGACCATGCTGCGCTACGGTATTAACGATTTGCGCCTCTTTTACGAGGGTGATCTGCGCTTCTTGAAACAGTTTAATTGA
- the pheT gene encoding phenylalanine--tRNA ligase subunit beta — translation MQFSENWLRSMVNPNMGSDELSHLLTMSGLEVEEVEPVAPPFTHVVVAEVVEVARHPNADRLNVCQVDVGTGTLLNIVCGAPNVRAGMKAICAQAGAVLPPGADGKPFEIKVGKLRGVESQGMMCSARELKISEESSGLMELPADAPVGTSIRDYLGLDDLKFTIKLTPNKADCLSVLGVAREVSALTGTPLHLPTTVPVPVTLEEVLPVKISAPDLCGRFTGRVIRGLNAKAATPDWMKQRLERSGQRSVSALVDISNYVMLEVGRPSHVFDLSKIHGSIDVRWGRKGETLKLLNGNTVEVDDWVGVIADEKEIESLAGIMGGDSTAVTLDTTDIYLEAAFWWPNAIQGRARKYNFSTDAAHRFERGVDYATTVEHIERITALIVQICGTDATKVGPIDDQVARLPERQPVVLRTARAQKVIGVPITDEMVADIFTRLHLPFTHRVDEKSGGEFAVTAPSYRFDIEIEEDLIEEVARVYGFENIPANPPVAPSAMLIEPENTRSLFAIRHQLADLGYQEVVNMSFVESVWEQDFAGNTAPIKLQNPIASQMSTMRSTLIGGLLANVRYNLNRKAGRVRVFEVGAIFKRNEAAVDGPLSVAGFDQPKRVGAIAYGPALDEQWGAPSRAVDYFDVKADLEALFAPRVIRFAKAEHPALHPGRSALVELDGAVVGFIGELHPRWLQKYDLPQAPVLFEVDAAALQERVVPSYTEISKFPGATRDLALVLKQDVPAQAVVDTFNAAVAKHPLGKIVQAVVLFDEYRGKGLETDEKSLAFRFALQDTQSTLQDADVEAVMAAVVDAATEKHSAKLRA, via the coding sequence ATGCAATTCTCCGAAAACTGGCTCCGTTCCATGGTCAATCCGAACATGGGTTCGGATGAGCTGTCCCACCTGTTGACGATGTCCGGCCTCGAGGTCGAAGAAGTCGAGCCGGTCGCGCCGCCGTTCACCCATGTCGTCGTCGCCGAAGTGGTCGAAGTGGCCAGGCATCCGAACGCCGACCGCCTGAACGTCTGCCAGGTGGACGTCGGCACCGGCACGCTGTTGAATATCGTCTGCGGCGCGCCGAACGTGCGTGCGGGCATGAAGGCGATCTGCGCCCAGGCCGGTGCGGTCCTGCCGCCTGGCGCCGATGGCAAGCCTTTCGAGATCAAGGTCGGCAAACTGCGCGGCGTCGAGTCGCAGGGCATGATGTGCTCGGCCAGGGAACTGAAGATTTCGGAAGAGAGCAGCGGCCTGATGGAGCTGCCTGCCGACGCGCCGGTGGGCACCAGCATCCGCGATTACCTGGGCCTGGACGACCTGAAGTTCACGATCAAGCTCACCCCGAACAAGGCGGACTGCCTGTCGGTGCTGGGCGTGGCACGCGAAGTGTCGGCCCTGACCGGCACGCCGCTGCACCTGCCGACGACGGTGCCGGTGCCAGTCACGTTGGAAGAAGTGCTGCCAGTGAAGATTTCGGCCCCCGACCTGTGCGGCCGCTTCACCGGCCGCGTCATCCGCGGCCTGAACGCGAAAGCGGCAACGCCCGACTGGATGAAGCAGCGCCTGGAGCGCTCGGGCCAGCGTTCGGTCTCGGCCCTCGTCGATATTTCGAACTATGTGATGCTGGAAGTCGGCCGTCCCTCGCACGTCTTCGACCTGTCGAAAATTCACGGTTCCATCGACGTGCGCTGGGGCCGCAAGGGCGAAACCCTGAAGCTCCTGAACGGCAACACGGTCGAGGTCGACGACTGGGTCGGCGTGATTGCCGACGAGAAGGAAATCGAATCGCTGGCCGGCATCATGGGCGGCGATTCCACCGCCGTCACGCTCGACACGACCGACATCTACCTGGAAGCGGCCTTCTGGTGGCCGAACGCCATCCAGGGCCGCGCCCGCAAATACAATTTCTCGACCGATGCGGCGCACCGTTTCGAGCGTGGCGTCGACTATGCGACGACCGTCGAACACATCGAGCGCATCACGGCGCTGATCGTGCAGATCTGCGGCACCGATGCGACGAAAGTCGGCCCGATCGACGACCAGGTCGCCAGGCTGCCGGAGCGCCAGCCGGTGGTGCTGCGCACGGCGCGCGCGCAAAAGGTCATCGGCGTGCCGATTACCGACGAGATGGTTGCCGACATCTTCACGCGCCTGCACCTGCCGTTCACGCACCGGGTTGACGAAAAATCGGGGGGCGAGTTCGCGGTCACCGCGCCGTCCTACCGTTTCGACATCGAGATCGAGGAAGACCTGATCGAGGAAGTCGCACGCGTGTACGGCTTCGAGAACATTCCGGCCAACCCGCCGGTCGCACCGAGCGCGATGCTGATCGAGCCGGAAAACACCCGCTCGCTGTTCGCGATCCGCCACCAGCTGGCCGACCTCGGCTACCAGGAAGTGGTGAACATGAGCTTCGTGGAAAGCGTCTGGGAGCAGGACTTCGCGGGCAACACGGCCCCGATCAAGCTGCAGAACCCGATCGCCAGCCAGATGAGCACCATGCGTTCGACCCTGATCGGCGGCCTGCTGGCCAACGTGCGCTATAACCTGAACCGCAAGGCGGGCAGGGTGCGCGTATTCGAGGTCGGCGCCATCTTCAAGCGCAACGAGGCGGCCGTCGATGGCCCGCTGTCCGTGGCCGGTTTCGACCAGCCCAAGCGTGTCGGCGCGATCGCCTATGGCCCGGCGCTGGACGAGCAGTGGGGTGCGCCTTCCCGTGCGGTCGACTACTTCGACGTCAAGGCCGACCTGGAAGCGCTGTTCGCACCGCGTGTGATACGCTTTGCCAAGGCCGAGCATCCGGCGCTGCACCCGGGCCGCTCGGCGCTGGTCGAGCTCGACGGCGCGGTCGTCGGTTTCATCGGCGAGCTGCACCCGCGCTGGCTGCAAAAATACGACCTGCCGCAGGCGCCGGTGCTGTTCGAAGTCGATGCCGCCGCGCTGCAGGAACGCGTCGTGCCGAGCTATACCGAGATTTCGAAGTTCCCGGGCGCCACCCGCGATCTCGCACTGGTGCTGAAACAGGATGTTCCGGCCCAGGCGGTGGTCGACACATTCAACGCTGCCGTGGCTAAGCATCCGCTTGGCAAGATCGTGCAAGCCGTTGTTTTGTTTGATGAATACCGCGGCAAGGGCCTGGAGACGGACGAAAAATCGCTTGCTTTCCGCTTTGCCTTGCAAGATACTCAATCGACCTTGCAGGACGCCGACGTGGAGGCCGTGATGGCTGCCGTGGTCGACGCCGCAACAGAAAAACACAGCGCAAAATTGCGCGCTTAG